AGCAACCTCTTGGTTTGGACATTATTGAGAAGACATTGTTAAGTTAGATTTGACTCCTGAATTAGATTTCCCATAAATATCAGCTGGTATTGAACCAAAGGCCAGTGGAAGTTAATAAATATTCCCTTTCCTTAGCACCTGTCAGTCAcaccctctcctctccctgccctgggcactgcactgGTGCCATCTCCCCTGCCCACCCAGACTGGGCCACCAGAgccacctcctgccctgggacatcccaggctgtcccagccctgtttcCTGCAGGGATCCAAGCAGGaattctccagctctgcccttgcaATGCAACCTCAGCAGCATCAATCTTTGGtgctttttcatttgttctATCGCTGcagtaaatatataaataaataaaatactgctgAATACAAAGAAAACACACCCAGTCACTTCCTTCATCTCTTCTTGGCTAATCCCTTTGGGAATTGattctctccctcttctcccagaAAAACACCCACACAGACCTCCCCACTCAGaaacagccctgctgagagccctcccttgcctggcaAGCAGGACCTGTATTCCAGCCCTGAGATCTCCAGCTCAGCACCTCTCCAGGCAGAGAGCACTTGGTGCATTTGcttcccagctccacagggaaaagcaaaaagcaggagGATCCTGAGTTCAGcatcagcactgcagggcacacagggctgggacaccccTCAAAACCCAGTCAAGTGCCAgcctgggggcaggaggggtgggCAGCTGGCACAATGACAGGACATTCACTACTGACCTGTCTCCCCAAAAATCCAACCATTCCTGGCCCTAGGAGCTGTCTCTGAGGGTCATTTTCTGCCTGCTCAGAGGGCACTGGGGCTCCCACAGCTCCGTGGCAGTGCCCAGTGTCTGCCAGGTGCCCacaggaggcaggagctgctggaatcgGTGCTCCCGAGGTGGGGATGAGGGAAAAAGCTCCTTCCCCATTGTTTCAGCATCGATTTCGttccctcctcctctgagctggctctgctgtggccaAGAGCTGCCAAGACCTACCTGGGAGTGCAGCCACGGACACTGGAGGTCAGAGCTCTTCTCCCTCCTGTCACACCTGGgtgttcctgctgcttctcctcccttTATAAacccctgcaggcactgcagtcGCTCACCTGTGACCCTGTCCAGCTGCCTGGCCTGCATGGAAACGGCTTTCCCAGGCAGGGAATGTTATCTGCACTGGAGTTTTCTGAGTTTCTCGTTTCCAGGCAGATCccttctgctccctccccacgTTCTTTAGCTGTTCCTGGTGGTCCCACAGCTGTGGCAgatcagctgctgcctcagtttctccatcTTTAAGAGAAATTCCTCTCCCCTGGCTTGTGTTTCTAGACACTGAACCTGCAGAATGAGTTTCTTAGGATGTGAATGTCCCAGCACTACAATGACACCTGTGTCAATTATATTTCTACTGTAATTGCAAATCACAATAATATCAAAATTGCCACTTGGAGCCTTCAAGTGGCCCCTTCTCCCATCCTCACTGAGCCTGGCACACCGATCCCCCTCGGGAACAGAAATCCTGCACTGTCATCCCTCTCCAGACAAACGAGGTGCTGAGAGAGGGAGGGAATTGAGCAACAACTCATCCATGCTCGCCCAGGACCGTCAGCCAGGAGCTGATGCCAGAGGGTTTGGGATCAGGCCAGGCAcatcctggtgctgctcctgagggAGTCTGGGAGCCGCCAGgcgaggagcaggagggaaacaCGAGCTGGGAAGCCATGAAATCCTCCTGCATCCAcgggctccaggggctgggagagggggagcATTCCTGCCTGCCCGGGGAGGGATATGGGGAACAGCCATTGCCCAGCCCAGGAATGGCATTTGTCACCTGGGAATGCCATTTCTCACCTGGGAATGCCATTTGTCACCTGGGAATGCTGTTTGTCACCTGGCCCCACTGAAGCCAGTCAATAGGACACGGGCACACCAGGTGTCACAGGgacctgctgctgtcacagctgtcaATAACGCTCGATTTGGGACACAGCCCTCCTGAAAAACCTCGTGTCCAGCACTCAGGTGCTTCCTGGATCCCTGGGCATCCTCCCCAGCTTATCACAAAGCTCCCAGAGACtccagctcagctttgctccCTGGAAACCTCCCTGGGAATGTGGCTGAGGGTGATGCAAAGGATGTCGCCCACACAGTGTGGGGTGAGCCCTCCCTTCCCTAAACAATTTGCACAaaccccatcccattcccattttaaTTGACTTTTCCAGTGCTTTTCTTCACACGGTTGTGATGGATGCAGCTGAAGAGTCAGCAGATGGTGCTGGGAAGTGACAAATGAGTTACCAAGAAAGGTCACTTTTCCAAAGCACTGAACTTCCCCGTGTCTTGTCCCACTGTCCCTCCAAGACGTGTCTGTCTGGCAGCTTTCCATGCATCTGGGATGGAGCCTTCTGCCTGGGGAAGGACAACCTTCCAAATCAAACAGAGGGATGAAAATTAATCATATCTGTATTAGCTGCATGCAGCCTGCCAGCTTCACCTCTTAATTATGCAAGAGTGCTCCGACAGGAAGGAATCGTGGAGCTGAAAATAAAGGATCTGACTCCAGGTCTGGGagtgccagggcaggtgggAGCAACAGGCacctcctggctctggctcGGCCCAGTCCATAAATGCAGCTTTTGGCACATCCTGGCTGCAAAACCAggataaatgaaaataaaaaatcccagctggaggtctccctgccagctctgtaattccacaattccatcctgctgcatccctggcacagTTTGCAACCTGCAGCCCCTGAAACTCCCCTGCCAAGCGGCAGCAGAGGTTAGAGGCAACAGAAACATGAGGGCAGGATGGGTTTGAGTGCAGCTCTGCTTGCTCTGAAAGTTAAACATGTGGCATAACTGGGAGTCGTTTTCCCAGGGAACTGGCAGTGGAGTGCAGTCCATTGGgcctggcagcagtggcagtgccaaGGAAAGGGGGCAGAAcgagctgcctgtgccagcagcacacccAAAGCTCTCTGAAACCAGCTCTGAGGTGACCTGTGCACCCCAAAACTGGGGAAATTCTACCTGCTGCCTCAGTTTTCcatgaaagaataaaagagagggaaaatggtTTTCTGGACAGAGCCTGGGTGGATTTGGCTTCTCTacaagggctggaggggacaggcaCTGACCAAAACCATAACAATCCTCTTTCattgagatttaaaaaaaaaatttaaatccctttttctaataaaatatatgtctgggcttagaaaaactttctcttctctcaaataaggaaagaaataaacaggagaaaaatgtttcattgcCTGGTTTCTCTACATTTTCGGTCACTCCTTTGCCACCCTCTCCCCGATGTGGAAGGAGTgaagagagaagggagaggaggtgAGAAAACGCGATGGATGCAGCTCAGCTGTTCCCATTTTGGTTTTCAAATCTGAGCCGCCCGGTTTTCACTTGAGGGATCAGGAATATTTTTAGGAATGGTACAAAATGCAGCCTCACACCCAGGGAGGGGATGTGACTGGCTTGTCCCGTGGGGCTGGGTGACATCCCTGGGCACCCCACTGTCCTTTCGGGGTGCTGTGACCCCAGGCAGGCGATGGGAGAGCTCAGAGGCAGGGAAATCACTCAGATTTCAGCCAAAgagatccctgccctgctcccaggggatATTTATTCATTTTGGTGAGGAGGAATTCAGTTTTTCCATACTCCAGGCACCCTCTGACCTTTCATTGCCtcattccctccttcccctgccctgttCCCATGTCCAACACCAATGGATCAGGTTGAGCCCTGCAAGCACCAACACCAAGGCACCAGAAGAAGCCCCAGATGGTTTTTGGGGGGGCttttgaggggaaaaggggCAGGGAACACAACTGAggggggagaaaaggagggagagaaagaagaggaggCGAAAGAAGGGCAGGAAAAACAActgggggggaaagaaaaggaagggaaaaaagagagggaaagaagagcagggaaaacaagcagaaggaagaagaaggggaaaagaaagaaaagaggaaggaaagaagggcAGGGAAAACAATTGGGGGGGAGAATGAAaggatggaaagaaagaaaaggggagaCAGAAGGGGTCCAGCATCTttgtgctcagcagtgccagctgccagcagatTTCCCCAGACTGGATGATGCCAGATTCCCAGGATTTATTGGTGCTCTCACTGGAGTCTCCCTGTTCATCCCAGCACCTCTCAGCAATCAGTGGCCATTTATCTGCCACAGAGGAGAAGGGTTCTGGCTCTCAAGGCACCAGTTCATCCTGGGAGGAgcaaggaggcagagctggatggCTTCAGGGTGAAAAAGAGACTCCTGTGGCAGGTCAGTGAGCTCCCAGGCGAGGGATCCCAGGAGAGACTcggagaggagcagcagcacatccatcccagctgggatgtgggaaaaacagaatggaaaattgtgacagcagcagaaagatcTGCAGGGCCTCGGGGCCTGTGCAGCCAGGCctgatcccagcacagggctcactTTTGATAAAATGCCCGTTTAATCCGTGGATATTTTGCTTCACTGTGGAATAGCAACCTCAGCGAAAGCCTCTCAACCACAAAGGCTTTAGAGGGCTAAACAGTAAAGATTGGGAATTAAGAAgaataaatattaatgaaagGGGTGGGAAAATGCATAATTTCTCCAGACAATCCTGCCTGGGCTCCCCTGCACGGGGCTGTTTGGTTTATTGTtctctggagcaggagctgcacatgCTTGGAGGGATcgtgctgggatggagctgcagcacgAGCCACACAGAGCCTGGAGAGAGCCCACATCCcatgggagagggaaaagggagcagaTTGCCCCCAAAAAGGGTCAGTATGGGATTCAACATGCAGTAAACCCTGTGCTGGTGTCAGTGGCTGTGGGTCAAACCCAGagtggcacagccagagccagagctgttACATAAAGGGATGGGGAGCAGCCCTGAATGGAGGAAATGAATCCAATTACAGGATgaagggcacagggagaggatgGACACATTTGGTCTGGAGCAAATCCTTAAAAGGCTTTAAAGTAGGACAGAAAGAATGAATCATGGTGTAGGACATGCTGCCACCACCGAGAGGAGTTGGGGCcttgggatggggcaggaggcaggaatGGGGCTCTGCACCTGGCTGAGGGACAAACACTGCCAGGATGTGGTTCTTCTGTGAGCTGGGACAGCAGTTTGGCTGTTTCTGGGGATGTTGGAGcgaggagccagcccagccaggcagcagggaacagccctgctgcaaaGAGGAAACAAGCAGGCAACCCCCAAATTTCCTCCGTGCTGATTCCCATAAGATTATAACCCAGCTGCCCGTGTCACAGCAGGGTCCAGGCTTCCACTGAGAAAACTAAGGGCTTgcattagaaaggaaaaaaaaaaaattgacccAGTTATGACAAAACGAAGCAGCACGTTCACAGCATCGCTGTGGAAAGCCATGAGCAGCCACAACAAGGCCCTCGGGAGTAACAGGATTCCACTTCAAATGAgatttacaaattaaaaataaaagagctggATTATTTCTGTGTGCCTGAGCCCCCCTTCCTGGCTGCTCAGCCAGCCTCGAGTGGAcactgcagggtggggaggggtgCCATGCACATGCAGACcttgggaatttgggaaaatcctttcctttgtCTCTCTGACTTTGCAGTCAAGCACTGCCCCATGTCAGACAGAGGAGGAGAGCTGGACACAGATCCCTGGTAACTCCCTCAGAGAGCCCAGAAACCAGACCAAAATCCAGACTGGTTCCAGTTTGCCAGGCAGGGAGATCAGAGCAGCATTTTTGCCATCACCCCTGGCAGAGCACGACTCACTCCCAATGCAGCCCCAGGAACgctgccagagctcctgggatctgccagagctgccaggatCTGCCGGGatctgatggagctgctgggatctgctggagctgcagggatctGATGGAGCTTCTGGTttctgatggagctgctgggatctgcCGGGATCTGATGGAGCTGCCGGGACCTGATGGAGCTGTTGGGATCTGATGGAGCTTTTGGGatctgatggagctgctgggatctgATGGAGCTGTTGggatctgctggagctgcagggatctGATGGAGCTTCTGGTttctgatggagctgctgggatctgcCGGGATCTGATGGAGCTGCCGGGACCTGATGGAGCTGTTGGGATCTGATGGAGCTTTTGGGatctgatggagctgctgggatctgATGGAGCTGTTGggatctgctggagctgcagggatctGCCAGAGCTGCCGGGACCTGATGGAGCTGCCGGGatctgatggagctgctgggatctgatggagctgctgggatctgATGGAGCTGTTGGATCTGCTGGGATCTGCCGGAtctgctggctgggctgtgccagctgctcctcGCTGTGGGGCCGGGGGAATGTCTTGCACACCTGCCCACTCTGCCGCAGCCCCGGGTTGTCACCGAGGGAGAAGTGTTGACAGCACCACACGGAGCGGAGCAGGTTCGCAGCTGAGCCGGGATTGCTCAGCTCCTTGGCAGCGAAATGACAGGGCCCAAAGAGTGCCTGTCTCTCCAAGGAAATCCTGCGGCGCTTGGAGAGACATTACCTGGATCAGCAGCGGGAGGAAAAGGCTGGGAGCTGACAGAGTGTGCAAATACCAGGAGAAGAGGTTGGCGCGGGGGAGCTCtccccacatcccagctgcTTTGTGGCTTGGGGGGAGACCCTGAGCAGGATGCAGATGGAGAACCTGCATGGAAAACGGGAGCTGAGGTCCCTCCTGCTCAAATTTTGTGCATGAAACACAAAAGACAGCCTGCTGTGCGCTCTTATTTTTTGTGACAAAAGCAAGGTCACCTCCCTgtccacccccagcccctgccctgggtgggtgcccagggcacaggccacagagccacagggcCACCAGCCATGGCCAGGTAATCCCTGCTGGGGGAGGGCTGGCCCAGAGAACCCAATTGTAAATACATCAGTgtcctccttctccctgccaCACGTTTAAATCTATTTGATCCACTCTAATGGATTGATCTACAAGTTTGTGCACACACATCCTGCTTTGGACGGGCGGCTGGCAGCGCCTCGCCCATCACGGCCTGTCAGCTCCActcagcctcacctcgagtgcaGAGCGAATCCAATTACAGGATAAAGGGTTTTCTTCCCCTCCATATGGTCTCTATAACGCTGTGGCTTTATCTTGCCTTAACCCCTTTCCTGGCGAGGGAGCTCCCAAGCCCGGCCTAAGCGGCTCAGCACCGCGGCCCTGGGTGGCTGCTATGTGATACGGGAAATGGGGTCTTCCCAGGGCACGCAGAGGCACattcctccctcttctcctgccCACTGGGGAGGAATGAGCCCGCACGGGAGGGAGATTCAGGGCAGCACTGGTTAtaaaagcagccagcagcacaggagtgcagtcagagctgtgctcacagcCGGGGTTCATGGGGCTGTGTGtcagcccagcaccaggagctcagcacagaTGTTCCCTTCATGACTGATTTGTTGTGCTCTTGCATTTCCCTCCACCTTGCTCTGCCAGGTGttccctgagtgtccctgggCAAGCGActctgtggcagggctggggatgggcacCACAAAGGGCTCCAGGAGCCCCCCTCCCCTGTGTGAGCTCTGCCTGTCGCTGATCCCTGTGAACCAGGCGTGTCAGCTCTGTGCAAGCCGGTTATTTGATTATAATTATCATCCCTTGCTTTACACAGGGCATgaaagcccagagcagctcagggcccCGTCACGCCGCGCGCCAACAAACAATGAGCGGAGACAATCCCAGCTCAAAGCAGGAAAACCTGCAAGGGGcaagaaaagccttttcctgaggacaaacacagagcagcaaagctcTCCTCCCGCATTAGGCAGCGCCTGGAATTTGCTGCTGTCGTAGAGTCAGCACAGAAAACAAccaggagctctcctggagaGAGAGCAGCTCATAAACTTTCCCTGCTAAGAGACAGCAAATTAAAGCCATCCCTgtgacagggctgcagcaggagctgaggttGCATTCAGGACACGTCCTGGAGGGACCAGGCACTCTCAGTGGGgtcatttccctgctctgggttTACTCGAGGCCTTGGCCATTGCTCTGGGTGTGCTGACCTGCCCAGAGCTCTAGATCCACCAGCCTTGGGGCAGTGACCCCAGCGGACACATCCGTGAGGACAGCTGAGAGGGGACAGCCCTTTTACAAAGCACAGGTGGCTCAGGCTTACCTGctccacaggcagctcccaAAAAGGGTAAGGACCTGGTCCAGGTCGGTTGAAACCCTTCCAGTCCAGTTGTCCCTTTGAAAGGTGTCTGGGAACCACCCATGAAGCCAAATCTCCTCCACACTCAGCTGCCAGGTGAGTGGAGAGGATCTGCTGAGCCAGGAAAGGTCCCTCTCCCAAAAAGTGCAGCTGAGTGTTCTCCCAGCACCCAGACTCAGTGTCCCTCTTCCCCCCACAGCTTCCTTTGCACCAACCTTGACTTTAGAAGAGGGCAGGACACCCCAAAGGGGTGCTAGGAAGGGATGGGAGGTGACAATTTACTTTCCCATGGGGTACCCGTGCCCAGATGCAAAACcttggagaagctgcagaactttgggatgctgctggcactggcagagAGGCCCAATTGTTTTTGAAGTGAAATCTTGGAGCTGAggatttgctttctcttttgaaGCTGGGCCACCACAGTGAGATATTGGAGCTGGAGGGAGTTGCCTTCTCCCATAGGAACTGGGAGGTGCACACTGGAATTGAGATGGATGCACAGCTGGTTTTGTGGACTAGAATTTCTGGGATTTCCTTTGATATTCATTCTGCAACAATGTGCCAAATTTTTGTAGAAATTTTTTGAGCTTGACTATggccaggagaggcaggaaatTCCTCCAGGAAAAGGTCTATGAGAAGCCATGGGGCTCCTCCACTTTCCCCTCATCCCCTCAAGGAAGACCTGGACCAGGAATTTGGTGCCTGGTGGCTTCGTGGTGTGGCAATTCCAAGAAGCACATCCATCCTGTGAGGAACCCTCATCCCAGGGCACCTGAGGCTGGCCTGACCCACTTCCCTGCACCACGTCCTACTTCTGCACCCACTGGATCAGGAATTAGGACACCATCCATCCCAACACCCCCTCAGCCTTCCGCTCCAGCTCGGAGATGCTCCAGGCGTGCAGGAGACCTCATTCATCCATGGGACAACGGTGACTTTTTCCATGGGCTGTGCCTTGAGGAGGCCCAGCTTACCTCGTTATCCGATCAGCTCCCTTAAccccccacatccccaggaTTAATGGAAGAGCTGCCCTAAGGCGCCTTAGGCAGGTCCCCTGGAGAAGGAGCCCCCATGACCCAGAAGGAAGAAATGGGGAAGAAGAACTTGGATGAGCTGGAGCGTTGGCACTGGCCCTGGGGATCCCACACTCCGTGCTGGGAGCCTGGGAAAAGCTCCTTCCATCCCTCTGGgtctcccaggctgtgctggtcaATCCACACTCTCTGCAGGGAGTTCAGGACGTCTTTGCTCTCCTCTGCCCCGTGGCACAACCAGGGGTGTGATCAGAGTCACACAACCAAGACCTCTGccccaaaatgctgcatttaCCAAAAAATTACCAACTGCATTACCTTTGGGATGGGAAGTGGCTTCCCCTCCTACCTTTGGCCAGCTCCAGGCCTTTGGCTGTGTCAGCAGAGCCTGGATTTGGGATGCACACCCCAGCAGTCCTCACACTGAACCGGCGTCTGAAACAGAGCCCAGCcaacagctcagccccacaaaGCTCAGTCCAGTCTTCCCCCAGTGACCTCCCCAAGGTcagtggggcagagctggccaCTCCCCAGTCCCCAAGTGGTCTCACAGGGTCCTTCAGCCACCTagggacaccccaaacctgTGACACACTGTGGACCCCAGAACAGCCCGTTTTCACATCGGCCCCTCCCAAACTCCCCACCGCTCCTCCCACCTTTGCCCCTCTTCCCAAGCACTCCCCACGCCATCCCTTCCTGCCCCCAACACCTTAAACAACATTAAACACTTAATGGCAATTAATACTCTTTAATGCAGGTTTTGGGGCCAACTGGCTGCTTAGAGGGTGCTTAAACCATCAACCCCTCTCAATCCCGTTGCCCTTGTCATACAAAGTTAGCCGAGCCCCTCGTCAGCCTCCCCCCTCCCTCGAGGAGGCCGGAGGGTATAAAACCACCCCGGGGCGCGGCACCGCCAGCCCCCGGCGCGGCGCAGGGCAGGGCACCGCCTCCATCCCCTCCACTTCTGCTGCTCCTCGTAATTCATCCATTttttgggttggaggggaaCCCTCTCAAAGGGGTGGGGCTTCCCTTTTTTCATTAATCAGGGTCAGAACTCGATTCGTTGCAGAAAACCCCTCCGGCAGAGCAGCTCCCGCAGCCAGGGCAGCATGAACGGGACGGAGGGGATCAATTTTTACGTGCCTATGTCCAACAAGACCGGGGTGGTGCGGAGCCCCTTCGAGTACCCGCAGTACTACCTGGCCGAGCCCTGGAAATACCGCCTCGTGTGCTGCTACATCTTCTTCCTCATCTCCACCGGCTTCCCCATCAACTTCCTCACCCTCCTGGTCACCTTCAAGCACAAGAAGCTCCGGCAGCCCCTCAACTACATCCTGGTCAACCTGGCGGTGGCTGACCTGTGCATGGCCTGCTTTGGTTTCACCGTCACCTTCTACACCGCCTGGAACGGCTACTTCGTGTTTGGCCCCATTGGCTGTGCCGTGGAGGGATTCTTTGCCACGCTGGGAGGTAAGAGATGGGAATGAGGGCTTGGActttccttctccagggctTTGGGAGTCTGGTTCCGTCCCTTCATGGCACTGTTGGGATGTGCAGCGTTGTTCTTCCGCGTGTGGGGCTCGCACTGCTCTTAAAAtgggggaggaaaagagaattcTGCGTGTTTGATCTTGATAGCAAGGAGCCTCCATGGCATGGTGGCAGGGAAAGGAAGCCTGGGAAGGGATCCTTGTTTGTAGGATCCAGCCTGGGGTCACCTGGCCCTGGTAACAAGGTGGTTGCCAGAGACCTGCCAGGGACGACCACGGCGTGTTCCTGAATCAACGCCAAGCAGCTCGCACCAAGAACAGGCTTGGACTTGAGGTCTTTTCCCAACCTTCATGATTTCATGATAATTCCTTAACCCAAAGGCTTCCCTTTTTGGGGAAATGGAGGGTTTAGAAGGTGAAGAGAAATCCCTCAGGAAGGGAACCCCATGGTAGAGCTAGAGGTGTGGAGACACGAGAGGGCTCAGAGCTTATCCAGGGGCAAAAGGAAGGTGAGGAGGATCCAGGGTGGTTCCCAGGCTCCTCAAGGATggctcagctctgtcccagctgcaccAGATTTGGGCGCCCTTGGGATTTTCCTTGAGGCATTTCTCAGGGACACACACGAGTGCTGCCAACACTTGGCCCTGCAGAAAAACAGGGAGAATTCACTCAGCAGCCGGAGCCCAcgcaggcagccctgcccacGCCACACCTTGTGATGGATCTGACAGCCACCAGTCCTTGTTGGAGAGACCCAGAGCCACCACAGGGACTTTGCTATCCTTCCCCTAAACGGTGCCATCCCCCACAGTGATGCTGCTCTGCatatacacattttaaaaacatgaacaTTCTGCCAAAGGCACAGCTGAATGTCCTGATCCAATCCAAGGAGCAAAGAAAGGCTTGGGGTCGAAGATCCCCAagtctgctccatccctgttcAGTGAGCCTTGGGCAGTGTTATTTTGCCTTCCCGATGTTTGTACCtctcagaggaggaggaggaggaggctcctGTTCCCAGGGAAGGAAGTTGGCTGGGAAGCAGCGGGCTGTGCGAGCAGCAGGTCCCCAGCGAATCCCAGCACAGGGTGTCGTTATCAGCAGCTTATCACAGCTGGGGGCATTAGCAGGCTTACAGCACCGACTAAACGCTCCCAAATCCCCTGAAGTTTAATTATCCCTCATAAATACATGTGCACGTTTCCCACCCACACAgtcccccccctccccgcaCCTCCCCCGATCCAGCGCCAGCAGAAGGCTCGTGAAATGCACAATTTAAAGGAATCAACAGGTTTGGAGGCATCTGGCAGCATTGCCAGGAATTGTGCTTCCCCACGCCCAGGTGGGATTCACTGCCTTGATTCTTAATTTATTAAAACCCCTCCGCCCCCAGCATCCCCTCGGCTCCCAGAGCTTCTGCACGTTCCGGGTGGAGGATTCCCAGTTTTCTAGCAGGATGCTGCTTATCCCACGCTgatccccagctccccctgctctTCTGTGGAAGCACCAAGGGAAGGTGGAGCCCAGGGGGGCTCTGACCACTCCATGggctctccctctcctccccgCAGGCCAGGTTGCTCTTTGGTCCCTGGTTGTCCTGGCCATCGAGCGCTACATCGTCATCTGCAAGCCCATGGGCAACTTCCGCTTCTCCGCCAGCCACGCCATGATGGGCATCGCCTTCACCTGGGTCATGGCCATTTCCTGCGCCGCCCCGCCGCTCTTCGGCTGgtccaggtgagccccaggatccccagcagctcctggacccctccatccctgcagggagagcaggtggctcccagcagggaagTGCTTGGCCTTGGAGGAGGGAAATGAATGTCCCGTTCTCATGGGAGGGGGTGTCACTGCGTGCTTGAGTGCACCCCAACCACCCGTACCACCCTTCCAGCATCCCCCATCCTCAGGGAATTCCATCCCTGTTGCCCCTCAGGGAGGGTCCTGGAGCAGATTCCCACCTTTCTCCTGCCAGGTACATCCCGGAGGGGATGCAGTGCTCCTGTGGGCCTGACTACTACACCCACAACCCCGACTTCCACAACGAGTCCTACGTGCTCTACATGTTTGTCATCCACTTCATCATCCCCGTTGTCATCATCTTCTTCTCCTACGGGCGCCTCGTTTGCAAAGTCCGCGAGGTAACGGCCGGAGGGGACcgatggggacagggggggtGGCT
The genomic region above belongs to Molothrus ater isolate BHLD 08-10-18 breed brown headed cowbird chromosome 25, BPBGC_Mater_1.1, whole genome shotgun sequence and contains:
- the LOC118696421 gene encoding green-sensitive opsin, giving the protein MNGTEGINFYVPMSNKTGVVRSPFEYPQYYLAEPWKYRLVCCYIFFLISTGFPINFLTLLVTFKHKKLRQPLNYILVNLAVADLCMACFGFTVTFYTAWNGYFVFGPIGCAVEGFFATLGGQVALWSLVVLAIERYIVICKPMGNFRFSASHAMMGIAFTWVMAISCAAPPLFGWSRYIPEGMQCSCGPDYYTHNPDFHNESYVLYMFVIHFIIPVVIIFFSYGRLVCKVREAAAQQQESATTQKAEKEVTRMVILMVLGFMLAWTPYAVVAFWIFTNKGADFTATLMAVPAFFSKSSSLYNPIIYVLMNKQFRNCMITTICCGKNPFGDEDTSSTVSQSKTEVSSVSSSQVSPA